The genomic region ATTCAGCGGGATCGTTCGGGACGGTGACGGACTTCGCTTTCATTCCGTGCGCGTGACAGCGCTCCCGCAGGGAAATCTTACCCTCAGCCTTGCCGCGCCCTTGAGCGACGAGGTTTTTTCGCACTTGCGCCACCGGGTCGGGCCGGCCGAGCTGCGCGCTACGACTGAGGTGCAACAAGTGACTCGGGGGCAAGTTTCTCTTACTTTCGGCAACCGACGATTCAACTTGGCCGGCGTAGTGGCCCGCGCCAGGCTCGCCCTCGCTCCACCCGCCAACCGGCTGGATATGGTATTGCGCGGTTACTCCAAGTTCGATGTCCATGAATGGATCCCGGGGGAAGAAGCCAAAACCGTTCCCGTGTTTATTTATTTTACTTCCCGGCCATCGGTCCTGATGGCGCAACTGTTCAGCACACTGGGGGAGATCCGATCCGTTCCGCTTGTCATTTTGGTTGCCGCGGGGATCGTTTTTCTGGTTATGGAAATCCTCGCGCTCGTTGCCGGGGTGGTCCTTACACGCACCGTGACCAAAGCCGTAGCCGGCTTGTATGAGGGTACGCAACACGTGCAGGCGGGCGACCTTTCCTATCGCATCAGGACGACCGCCAAGGACCAGCTTGGCGTGCTGGGAGAGTCCTTCAACAGCATGACCGAATCAATTGCCAGGCTTATCGAAGAAGTTCGAGAGAAGCAGAAGCTTGAGGGCGAGGTCGAAATTGCCCGTCAGGTTCAGGCGCAACTCTTCCCGCGAGAAGTCCCGCAGGTGGGTTCGCTCGAGCTGGCCGGAGCGTGCCGGCCGGCAAGGCGGGTCAGCGGCGATTACTACGACTATTTTCGGATTGGCGAACATCGCCTCGGCCTGGCCATTGGCGACATCAGCGGGAAGGGCATTTCAGCAGCACTCCTGATGGCCACCATTCAATCGGCCTTGCGGAGTTACCTGAGGGCGAATGGCGCAAGCGCTGGCAGTCCGGACACCTCCCGGCTGGCTGAACGGTTGAACCGTCAACTTTTTGAAAGCACATCACCGGAAACGTACGCCACCTTCTGTTGTGCCATCTTCGACAGTCCAACCGGCCTGCTCACCTACACCAATGCCGGTCACCTCCCGCCTCTCCACTGCGCCGGCGGCAAGATCGAACGACTGGAAGCGGGCGGCACGGTGGTGGGGCTCTTTGAGCAAGCCAGTTATCAGCAAGGCACTGTGCCCATGAACCCCGGCTCGTTGCTGGTGGCCTATACCGACGGCATTACCGAGTGCGAGAATGCCTATGGCGAGGCTTTCGGCGAAGATCGGCTGGCGGCCATTGTTCACAAGCACAGCGGCAAGTTTCCGGAAGCCCTGATCGCTGAAATTATGAGGCGGGTGGATGAATGGACCGCCGGCGCCGAGCAGGACGATGACATGACCCTGCTGGTTGCCAGGATGCATTAGCCTGAGCGAGCTGCCTTGAAACTTTACTCCCGCATCAAAGTAGGCGTCGCAATAGTGGGAGCCATCCTGCTGGTGGGGACAGCGGGGTTTCACTGGATTGAGGGCTGGCCGTGGTTTGACGGACTTTACATGACGCTGACCACCCTGACCACCATCGGCTACCAGGAGCTTCACCCCCTATCTCCTGCCGGCAGGCTCTTCAACACCTTCCTTATCATTGTCGGTGTTTCCTCTTTGTTCTTCCTGATTGGAGCGTTTACCCAGGCGATGATAGAATTCGAGCTCGGCACATTTTTTGGAAGGCGTCGCTTGGAGCGGCAAATCAGCAAGCTCGAAGGCCATTACATCATTTGCGGCGCGGGCCGCGTCGGTCGGAGTGCGGCCAGGGAATTCCGCGCCCGGCCGGTGCCTTTTGTCATTATTGAGCGGGACGAGAACAGGGTGCGGTGGGCGGCTGCGGAGGAGATGCTCGTCCTGATCGGAGATGCCACCCGCGATGAGATACTGCGGGCGGCGCGGATCGAAAAGGCCAAGGGTTTGATCGCCGCTGTGGCCACCGATGCTGAGAATCTCTACATTGTTCTTACGGCTAGGGGCCTGCATCCCACCTTGCCAATCATTGCCCGCGCCAGCGAAGAGGATGCTGCCGATAAATTGCGCAAGGCCGGCGCTACCGAAGTGGTCTCCCCCTACCACGTCATCGGCCGGCGCATCGCCATGAGCCTCTTGCGTCCCCATGTCCTTGATTTTATTGACGTGGCAACAACCCTCTTCGGCGCCGAAGACCTCGATCTGCAAATCGAACAAGTCCTGGTCTCCGACCGCTCCTCGCTTTCTGGCAAAACCCTGGAGGACTCCGGTATTCGCCGCCATACCGGTGTGATCATCCTGGCGCTCCCCAAGGTTGACGGGCAGATGCATTTCAACCCCTCGGCCGGTTCGCGCATCCAAGGCGGGGATCACCTCATTGCCATGGGGCAACCGAATGACCTGAAGCAATTGGAGGCCATGGCGAGATAGGACGGCGCTCGATGAAAGTCCTCACGGCTGCGCAAATGCGAGAGGCGGACCGGATCTCTACCCAGCGGTACGGTCTCCCGAGCATCCTTCTCATGGAAAATGCCGGGGCGCGGGTGGTGGAATTCCTGGAGAAGGAATTTCCCGATCTCGCCAAGCGTCGCATTGCCGTTTTTTGCGGGAAGGGAAACAACGGCGGCGACGGGCTGGTGGTCGCGCGACAGTTGCGCATGCGCGGCATCTTGCCCAAGGTCGCTCTCCTTGGCGATCCCAACGAGCTGAAGGGTGATGCCCGCCTTAACTTTGACATCCTTTCCAAAATCGGATTTCTTCCTTACGTGGTTCGTACCCTGGACGAGTGGATCGGTCTCAAGCCCGACTTGCTGGGAAGCTCGCTGATTATTGACGCCATTCTGGGCACGGGCCTCGCCGGACCAGCCGAAGGCCTCTATTTGGAAGTCATTCGCGACATCAACTTGAGCTTTACCGGGGCGGCGGTAGT from Candidatus Acidiferrales bacterium harbors:
- a CDS encoding potassium channel protein, which translates into the protein MKLYSRIKVGVAIVGAILLVGTAGFHWIEGWPWFDGLYMTLTTLTTIGYQELHPLSPAGRLFNTFLIIVGVSSLFFLIGAFTQAMIEFELGTFFGRRRLERQISKLEGHYIICGAGRVGRSAAREFRARPVPFVIIERDENRVRWAAAEEMLVLIGDATRDEILRAARIEKAKGLIAAVATDAENLYIVLTARGLHPTLPIIARASEEDAADKLRKAGATEVVSPYHVIGRRIAMSLLRPHVLDFIDVATTLFGAEDLDLQIEQVLVSDRSSLSGKTLEDSGIRRHTGVIILALPKVDGQMHFNPSAGSRIQGGDHLIAMGQPNDLKQLEAMAR
- a CDS encoding SpoIIE family protein phosphatase; amino-acid sequence: MFSPAIRNTMRKILPKSRLARLTAGAAFVYVILRLAGWISGRAVSGTRFVGVVLFLAAVLLTFRLLGRLRRLILWRLRNRLLVTYVFIAVVPVVLIVAMVLLSGYLTFGQLGAYLLISDLQTKADEIDAANRALLGDLAEHVRAGERLSEAVRHIMPQWSGELIAGMPGLASRAELGKEAYGMEEAGTLRPVAQPLPEWSRRGFSGIVRDGDGLRFHSVRVTALPQGNLTLSLAAPLSDEVFSHLRHRVGPAELRATTEVQQVTRGQVSLTFGNRRFNLAGVVARARLALAPPANRLDMVLRGYSKFDVHEWIPGEEAKTVPVFIYFTSRPSVLMAQLFSTLGEIRSVPLVILVAAGIVFLVMEILALVAGVVLTRTVTKAVAGLYEGTQHVQAGDLSYRIRTTAKDQLGVLGESFNSMTESIARLIEEVREKQKLEGEVEIARQVQAQLFPREVPQVGSLELAGACRPARRVSGDYYDYFRIGEHRLGLAIGDISGKGISAALLMATIQSALRSYLRANGASAGSPDTSRLAERLNRQLFESTSPETYATFCCAIFDSPTGLLTYTNAGHLPPLHCAGGKIERLEAGGTVVGLFEQASYQQGTVPMNPGSLLVAYTDGITECENAYGEAFGEDRLAAIVHKHSGKFPEALIAEIMRRVDEWTAGAEQDDDMTLLVARMH